In the Muricauda sp. MAR_2010_75 genome, one interval contains:
- a CDS encoding SRPBCC domain-containing protein, with protein MKDVITKEHVFEHPIGKVWDAISKAEEISTWFIKADFKAEKGYRYTFSATEEQGCTQITGEVKSADPYTLIYTWIVQNTDTETTVKWDLKEVPEGTKLYLEHSGISKYPGDSAVSFFTSFDKGWDNCIKELHSYISKKVHAG; from the coding sequence ATGAAAGATGTAATCACAAAAGAACATGTATTTGAGCATCCAATCGGTAAGGTATGGGATGCAATTTCCAAGGCCGAAGAAATTTCTACTTGGTTCATTAAAGCTGACTTTAAGGCTGAAAAAGGCTACAGGTATACCTTTTCTGCAACTGAAGAGCAAGGCTGTACTCAGATAACAGGTGAGGTTAAGAGTGCAGACCCCTATACCTTGATTTATACTTGGATTGTTCAGAACACAGATACGGAAACCACCGTAAAATGGGATTTAAAAGAAGTTCCAGAAGGTACCAAACTGTACTTGGAACATTCAGGTATATCCAAATATCCTGGAGATTCGGCCGTATCATTTTTCACTAGTTTTGACAAAGGATGGGATAATTGTATTAAGGAGCTCCATTCATATATATCAAAAAAAGTTCATGCAGGATAA
- a CDS encoding NTP transferase domain-containing protein: MASTPQLYGLVLAGGKSTRMGSDKGLLTYHDVPQQEYLYQLLGELCDDVFLSIRDEQTNTIPAGFKTIIDQNEYRGPFNGILSAHKAYPDVAWLVLACDLPLIDLETLKHLVENRNPKQGATSFATKESKLPEPLITIWEPSGLQEAIQHMQTAESSCPRKFLINSDTKLVFPERDEALYNANYIEDYKYAKSKIV; encoded by the coding sequence ATGGCCAGCACACCACAACTTTACGGATTGGTCCTCGCAGGTGGAAAAAGTACCCGAATGGGTTCGGACAAAGGGCTGCTTACCTACCATGATGTTCCACAACAAGAATACCTTTATCAATTGTTGGGAGAACTTTGTGATGATGTATTTCTCAGTATTCGGGATGAGCAAACCAATACAATTCCTGCCGGGTTCAAGACTATCATTGACCAAAACGAATACCGTGGACCGTTCAATGGTATATTAAGTGCGCATAAGGCATATCCCGACGTAGCTTGGTTGGTTTTGGCCTGCGATTTACCCCTAATTGACTTGGAAACTTTAAAACACTTGGTGGAAAACAGGAATCCAAAACAAGGCGCAACATCATTCGCCACCAAAGAAAGTAAACTTCCCGAGCCATTAATCACGATTTGGGAACCCAGTGGGTTACAGGAAGCAATTCAGCATATGCAAACTGCAGAAAGTTCATGCCCCCGCAAGTTTTTGATCAATTCTGATACAAAATTGGTCTTTCCAGAACGTGACGAAGCACTTTATAATGCGAATTATATTGAGGATTACAAGTATGCCAAATCCAAAATAGTTTGA
- a CDS encoding molybdopterin molybdotransferase MoeA codes for MITFDEALQNVLEHSQNYGDEMVELVDSHGRILAETIEADRDFPPFDRSTKDGIAIRFGALNSQNQSFTISGIAQAGSPQLVLTDENSCIEVMTGAMVPKNADTVVMYEHTTKNGETFTIDEFVKQGQNIHYQSSDVHKGEVLLQSGIKITAAEIGVLATVGKAKVSVKKLPKVAVISTGNELVNVDKTPLPFQIRKSNSYSLISLLENEKIKGDIHHVLDEPSAIKQTLKNLLKDYDVLLLSGGVSKGKYDFLPEAFDSLGVEKVFHRVLQRPGKPFWFGKQKQYETTVFSFPGNPVSTFVNYHLYFKPWLNKTLGTDTMQFDVFLDEPYRNSTDLTLFVGVKVKMMEGKLVANTISSTGSGDLLALAKADGFIKVLPKEEIARGKIVPFIPTRNRM; via the coding sequence ATGATTACATTTGATGAAGCCTTACAGAACGTTCTGGAACATTCCCAAAACTATGGGGATGAAATGGTGGAACTGGTTGATTCCCATGGAAGAATATTAGCGGAAACCATAGAAGCGGACCGCGATTTCCCTCCTTTTGATAGATCCACTAAAGATGGCATTGCCATTCGGTTTGGTGCCCTTAATTCCCAAAATCAAAGTTTTACCATTTCAGGCATAGCCCAAGCTGGCAGCCCCCAATTGGTTTTAACTGATGAGAATTCCTGTATTGAGGTGATGACGGGGGCCATGGTCCCCAAAAACGCCGATACGGTGGTCATGTATGAGCATACCACAAAGAATGGGGAGACTTTTACCATTGATGAATTCGTAAAACAAGGGCAAAACATTCATTATCAATCCAGTGATGTGCATAAAGGTGAAGTTTTACTTCAGTCTGGCATTAAAATCACCGCAGCAGAGATTGGCGTGCTGGCAACGGTGGGGAAAGCCAAAGTTTCCGTTAAAAAACTTCCCAAAGTTGCGGTAATTTCCACAGGAAATGAATTGGTGAATGTGGATAAAACCCCACTGCCGTTTCAAATACGGAAATCCAATTCGTACTCCTTGATTTCCCTTTTGGAAAATGAAAAAATTAAAGGGGATATCCATCATGTATTGGACGAACCATCAGCCATTAAACAAACACTGAAAAACCTTCTGAAAGATTACGATGTACTTTTGCTCAGTGGAGGGGTTTCCAAAGGAAAGTACGACTTCCTTCCAGAGGCTTTTGATAGTTTGGGGGTTGAAAAGGTTTTTCACAGGGTATTGCAGCGCCCCGGAAAACCGTTTTGGTTCGGAAAGCAAAAACAATACGAAACTACTGTTTTTTCCTTCCCAGGAAATCCAGTTTCCACTTTTGTCAACTATCACCTGTATTTTAAACCCTGGCTTAACAAAACTTTGGGAACGGACACAATGCAATTTGATGTATTTTTAGATGAACCCTATAGGAATAGTACTGATTTAACACTGTTTGTTGGGGTTAAAGTAAAAATGATGGAAGGGAAATTGGTTGCCAATACCATCTCCTCAACTGGTTCTGGGGATTTATTGGCGTTGGCCAAAGCCGATGGTTTCATAAAGGTACTTCCGAAGGAAGAAATAGCAAGAGGCAAAATTGTTCCCTTTATCCCAACCAGAAATAGGATGTAA
- a CDS encoding GntR family transcriptional regulator, which translates to MSQITILRDKVKNHLLGQIEKGELAIGKTINLAALSRTIGISVTPIREALSQLEQARVINAVPNRGFVVTHLTKKEAYNLYETVAQLEVMALEGSLFGEKEIEVLKLQKRRLQNENSLNARFEFHRLLVQNCNNTILLQTLENLKVRLRFYEQSLARDATFFDTANRQNESIIQAIEQDNIPTAALILKMNWMTVLEYVQREIEKNKGQSIENQNKSN; encoded by the coding sequence ATGAGCCAGATTACCATCCTGAGGGATAAAGTCAAAAACCATTTGTTGGGGCAGATAGAAAAAGGAGAGCTTGCCATTGGAAAAACAATTAACCTTGCGGCCCTATCGCGAACCATAGGTATCAGCGTTACCCCTATTCGTGAAGCTTTAAGCCAGTTAGAGCAGGCACGGGTCATAAACGCAGTTCCCAACCGTGGTTTTGTGGTAACGCATTTGACAAAAAAAGAGGCTTACAACCTTTATGAAACAGTGGCACAGTTGGAGGTTATGGCCTTGGAAGGCTCCCTATTTGGCGAGAAGGAGATTGAGGTGTTGAAATTACAGAAAAGGCGCCTACAAAATGAAAATAGCTTGAATGCCCGTTTTGAATTTCATCGTCTACTTGTTCAAAATTGCAATAATACCATTCTATTACAAACCTTGGAAAACCTAAAGGTTCGATTACGTTTTTATGAACAGAGTCTTGCAAGAGACGCTACTTTTTTTGATACGGCCAACCGTCAAAATGAGTCAATTATACAAGCCATAGAACAAGACAACATCCCCACAGCAGCTTTAATCTTGAAAATGAACTGGATGACAGTTTTGGAGTATGTTCAACGAGAAATAGAGAAAAACAAAGGGCAATCCATTGAAAATCAAAATAAATCAAACTAA
- the moaA gene encoding GTP 3',8-cyclase MoaA, whose translation MLIDNHRRKINYLRLAVTDRCNLRCNYCMPSEGINFVKNDRLLSMSELKKVSEILVSQGIDKIRITGGEPFVRKNLMSLMRHLSKLEGLNDISVTTNATLIGPYIDELKELGITNINVSLDSINRETFERITRRKQFDTVHNNLIRLISEGFNVRINFIVLDGQNEQDIIPILDVMKHHKVSVRFLEEMPFNGGSKNFNTIKWNYKAILEHIAETYPNYKKLESPKESTSINYKIEGHTGTFGIIPSFSRTFCGSCNRLRITATGDVITCLYGKPVANLRDLVRGESDTKKVKETILSAIGNRAKTGFEAQEKHAQTVFDSSMTSIGG comes from the coding sequence ATGCTGATAGACAATCACAGAAGAAAAATCAATTATTTACGACTGGCGGTCACCGATAGGTGCAATCTGCGTTGCAATTATTGTATGCCTTCGGAGGGCATCAATTTTGTGAAAAATGATAGGTTGTTATCCATGTCGGAATTGAAGAAAGTCAGTGAAATTTTGGTTTCCCAAGGGATTGATAAAATACGAATAACTGGTGGCGAGCCTTTTGTCCGGAAAAATTTGATGTCGTTGATGCGCCATCTTTCAAAACTGGAAGGACTTAACGATATTTCCGTAACCACAAATGCCACATTGATTGGTCCTTACATTGATGAACTCAAGGAATTGGGAATTACCAATATTAATGTGAGCTTGGATTCCATCAACCGGGAGACCTTTGAACGCATCACCCGCAGAAAACAGTTTGATACGGTTCACAACAATCTCATCCGTTTGATTTCGGAGGGATTCAACGTGCGCATTAATTTTATTGTGTTGGATGGACAGAACGAACAGGACATCATTCCCATTTTGGATGTGATGAAACACCATAAGGTTTCCGTTCGATTTTTGGAAGAAATGCCGTTCAATGGCGGATCCAAAAATTTCAACACCATCAAATGGAACTACAAGGCCATTTTGGAGCATATCGCTGAAACTTATCCCAATTACAAAAAACTGGAATCTCCGAAGGAATCAACTTCCATCAACTATAAGATTGAAGGGCATACAGGGACTTTTGGAATCATTCCCTCCTTTAGCCGAACTTTCTGCGGTAGCTGCAATCGTCTTCGGATAACCGCAACAGGGGATGTTATTACCTGTTTGTATGGAAAACCAGTAGCCAATTTACGGGATTTGGTCCGTGGTGAATCGGACACAAAAAAAGTAAAGGAAACCATTCTCAGCGCCATTGGCAACCGAGCAAAAACTGGTTTTGAGGCGCAGGAAAAACACGCCCAAACCGTATTTGATAGTTCCATGACCTCAATAGGAGGTTAA
- a CDS encoding HesA/MoeB/ThiF family protein has translation MNRYARQTQLKDFGPEGQKKLSQGKVLVVGLGGLGLPALQYLNAMGVGTLGLLDQDVVELHNLQRQVLYTEHDIGRLKLEVVHEKLSAQNSQTHFNLHDSFLTKDNALEIIKDYDVVVDATDNFPTRYLINDTCVLLKKPFVYGALHSFEGHVSVFNYQNGPTYRCLYPNMPSAEEVPNCNENGVLGVIPGIIGTFQALEAIKVLTGIGEVLSGKLLLFDGLSQQSTKIGFKLNPKNLELKKLQDFYEPLDCDVVPAITAEDFQSLLESIANITLIDVRTEEEFTERNLKEAINIPLDSLDLATTHITSVDKVYVICQSGKRSEIAVKQFQKQYPNKQFFNILGGMNKIASVCP, from the coding sequence ATGAACAGGTACGCCAGACAGACCCAGCTAAAGGATTTTGGACCCGAAGGACAAAAAAAACTGTCCCAAGGCAAGGTCTTGGTCGTGGGTTTGGGTGGACTTGGGCTTCCTGCGCTCCAATATCTGAATGCCATGGGCGTAGGGACATTGGGATTGCTAGATCAAGATGTGGTTGAACTACACAATCTGCAACGGCAGGTCCTGTATACAGAGCATGATATAGGCCGATTGAAGTTGGAGGTGGTGCATGAAAAATTGAGTGCGCAGAATTCACAGACCCATTTTAACCTTCATGACTCTTTTTTGACCAAGGACAATGCGTTGGAAATAATCAAGGACTATGATGTAGTGGTTGATGCCACCGATAACTTCCCAACACGCTATTTGATTAACGATACCTGTGTTTTACTAAAGAAGCCCTTTGTGTATGGAGCCTTGCACAGTTTTGAAGGACATGTGAGTGTTTTCAATTACCAAAACGGACCAACCTATCGTTGCCTCTATCCCAATATGCCTAGTGCCGAAGAGGTGCCCAATTGCAATGAGAATGGGGTATTGGGGGTTATACCAGGAATTATAGGAACTTTTCAAGCCTTGGAAGCCATAAAAGTGTTGACAGGAATAGGGGAGGTGCTCTCTGGAAAGCTTTTGTTATTTGATGGTCTGAGCCAACAATCCACCAAAATCGGGTTCAAACTGAATCCTAAGAATTTGGAGTTGAAAAAACTACAAGATTTTTATGAACCTTTGGATTGTGATGTAGTGCCTGCCATCACCGCCGAAGATTTTCAATCCTTATTGGAGTCCATAGCCAACATCACCCTAATTGATGTCCGAACCGAAGAAGAATTCACAGAACGTAATTTAAAAGAAGCCATCAATATTCCTTTGGATAGTTTGGATCTGGCAACCACGCATATTACTTCCGTTGACAAAGTTTATGTCATCTGTCAATCTGGAAAGAGGAGTGAAATAGCCGTAAAACAATTTCAAAAGCAATATCCAAACAAACAATTCTTCAATATTCTAGGAGGGATGAACAAAATTGCCAGCGTATGTCCCTAG
- the treF gene encoding alpha,alpha-trehalase TreF, with protein MKKWFLGILLVLWVIGCKEEGQSDQKVNFYETQLFKDVQLSSIFEDSKTFVDLVPKEEVAKLEQEYLKQKEMQGFNLKTFVQRNFEDKSMQSLVFETDTTKSMYEHISLMWDRLTRSPDSVIPNSSRIALPHKYVVPGGRFQEIYYWDSYFTLEGLLADGHDTLAKSMVDNFSFLIDSIGFIPNGTRNYYRTRSQPPYYALMVDALARKNQNFLLYYLPELSREYEFWMQGEDIALPGKPFQHVVDMNGNIYLNRYWDKGNTPRPEAYKEDFKLASSLESDSLKQRLYKNLRSAAESGWDFSSRWYGAEGGLVSTETTSILPVDLNCLLYFMERTLYRACQLRGDRDAMGEFDKRSQLRKIAIQQYFWDEESGFYHDYNFEKDSITPAMTLAGVTPLFFRIADRNQAEKVKNVLMENFLKEGGLMTTLEHTGQQWDAPNGWAPLQWLAFKGLLNYGYHQEAKEIAHRWLTLNERVYANTGKMMEKYNVEDLSLLSGGGEYPTQDGFGWTNGVAISLKKALEKLELKQ; from the coding sequence ATGAAGAAGTGGTTTTTAGGCATCTTACTTGTGCTATGGGTAATTGGTTGTAAAGAAGAGGGTCAATCGGATCAAAAGGTCAATTTTTATGAAACCCAGCTGTTCAAGGATGTGCAGTTGTCCTCTATTTTTGAAGATTCCAAGACTTTTGTGGATTTGGTCCCAAAGGAGGAGGTTGCTAAACTGGAACAGGAATATCTGAAGCAGAAGGAAATGCAAGGGTTTAATTTGAAGACTTTTGTGCAGCGTAATTTTGAGGATAAGTCCATGCAATCCTTGGTTTTTGAAACCGACACCACCAAAAGCATGTACGAACACATTTCCTTGATGTGGGATAGGCTTACCCGCTCTCCGGATAGTGTAATTCCAAATTCATCCCGGATTGCATTACCACACAAATATGTGGTTCCTGGAGGAAGATTCCAAGAAATCTATTACTGGGACAGTTATTTTACCTTAGAGGGACTTTTGGCTGATGGGCATGATACCCTTGCTAAAAGTATGGTGGATAATTTTAGCTTTTTGATTGATTCCATTGGTTTTATACCAAACGGTACTCGAAATTATTACAGAACACGATCACAACCCCCATATTACGCTTTAATGGTGGATGCACTGGCCCGAAAGAATCAAAACTTCCTTCTGTATTACCTACCTGAATTGTCCAGGGAGTACGAGTTCTGGATGCAAGGAGAAGACATAGCGTTACCAGGAAAACCTTTTCAGCATGTGGTGGACATGAACGGTAACATATATCTAAATAGGTATTGGGACAAAGGAAATACTCCCAGGCCCGAAGCTTACAAGGAGGATTTTAAACTGGCTAGCTCACTGGAATCCGATTCCTTAAAACAGCGACTATACAAAAATTTAAGGTCGGCAGCGGAATCAGGGTGGGATTTTAGCTCCAGATGGTATGGTGCAGAAGGTGGATTGGTCTCCACCGAAACCACTTCCATCTTACCCGTAGACCTTAACTGTCTTCTGTATTTTATGGAGCGTACTTTGTACAGAGCATGCCAGCTAAGGGGAGATCGAGATGCCATGGGTGAGTTTGACAAAAGGTCTCAATTGAGGAAAATTGCCATTCAACAGTACTTCTGGGATGAAGAATCAGGATTTTACCACGACTACAATTTTGAGAAAGACTCCATTACCCCCGCTATGACGCTTGCTGGGGTGACCCCATTATTTTTTCGCATTGCGGACCGAAACCAAGCAGAGAAAGTTAAAAACGTACTCATGGAAAACTTTTTAAAAGAAGGAGGGCTCATGACCACCTTGGAACACACCGGACAACAATGGGACGCACCAAATGGATGGGCTCCATTGCAATGGTTGGCGTTTAAGGGGTTATTAAACTACGGGTATCACCAAGAGGCCAAAGAAATAGCACATCGCTGGTTGACACTCAATGAGCGGGTATATGCCAACACCGGAAAAATGATGGAAAAATATAATGTGGAAGACCTTTCCTTACTTTCCGGGGGAGGGGAGTACCCTACCCAGGATGGTTTTGGATGGACCAATGGTGTGGCAATCAGTCTCAAAAAAGCTTTAGAAAAATTAGAACTTAAACAATAG
- a CDS encoding amidohydrolase family protein: MKTYTITLLVFFSFSLTYSQEMSFEEYNPTSTLVVPEHPVKKAKFTFIDVHSHQYRMAGQDLSELIADMDNINEGIMVNLSGGSGDDLVAKLNNVNEHYPNRFAIFANVDYSGVGNPNWGEQAAKQLEEDVKNGAKGLKVFKSLGLRNTDVNGNRIPVDDPRLDPVWAKCAELGIPVLIHSADPKSFWDPMDGDNERWLELKTHPRRKRTATDPEPWQQIIDEQHRMFKKHPKTKFINAHMGWYANNLDRLGELMDEIPNMSVGIGAVIAELGRQPRRAREFFIKYQDRIVFGKDSWKPEEFPTYFRVLETADEYFPYYKKYHAFWAMYGLDLPDEVLKKVYYKNALNLIPGLDKSLFED, translated from the coding sequence ATGAAAACCTATACTATTACTTTACTAGTGTTTTTTAGCTTTTCACTTACCTACTCACAGGAGATGAGCTTTGAAGAATACAATCCCACATCTACTTTAGTGGTTCCCGAACACCCTGTGAAAAAGGCTAAATTCACTTTTATTGATGTGCATAGCCATCAGTATCGCATGGCGGGTCAAGATTTATCGGAGTTGATTGCAGACATGGATAACATCAACGAGGGTATTATGGTGAATTTAAGTGGTGGTTCTGGGGATGATCTTGTGGCCAAATTAAATAATGTTAATGAGCACTATCCCAATCGGTTTGCCATTTTTGCCAATGTGGATTACAGCGGGGTGGGAAACCCCAATTGGGGCGAGCAGGCAGCAAAACAATTGGAAGAAGACGTTAAAAATGGTGCTAAAGGGTTAAAAGTTTTTAAAAGTCTAGGGTTACGAAACACGGATGTTAATGGAAACCGAATTCCTGTCGATGACCCAAGGCTTGATCCCGTTTGGGCCAAATGTGCTGAACTTGGCATTCCAGTTCTTATTCATTCTGCCGACCCAAAGTCGTTTTGGGATCCCATGGACGGTGACAATGAACGATGGCTGGAACTTAAAACACATCCAAGAAGAAAACGCACCGCGACAGACCCAGAACCTTGGCAGCAAATCATTGACGAACAACACCGCATGTTCAAAAAACACCCTAAAACCAAGTTCATCAATGCGCATATGGGATGGTACGCCAATAATTTGGACAGGCTAGGGGAGTTGATGGATGAAATCCCCAATATGAGTGTTGGCATAGGGGCTGTTATTGCGGAATTGGGACGTCAACCGAGACGCGCTCGGGAGTTTTTCATTAAGTACCAAGATCGTATTGTCTTTGGAAAGGATAGCTGGAAACCGGAAGAGTTTCCCACATATTTTAGGGTATTGGAAACTGCCGACGAGTACTTTCCGTACTACAAAAAATACCATGCGTTTTGGGCCATGTACGGGTTGGACCTCCCTGATGAAGTTTTAAAGAAGGTGTATTACAAAAACGCGCTCAATCTAATTCCAGGGTTGGATAAATCCCTATTTGAAGATTAA
- a CDS encoding helix-turn-helix transcriptional regulator has translation MQDNITKILKAIADPKRREIFHALIIASSALSITQISGQFEISRQGVTKHIKTLEQAGLVEISSKGRERFCIADAKPLKKIKEWVKFYEQFWDTALDNLGSYLDENEP, from the coding sequence ATGCAGGATAATATTACCAAAATTTTAAAAGCAATCGCAGATCCCAAAAGGCGTGAAATTTTTCACGCCTTGATTATTGCTTCCTCTGCTCTGTCCATTACGCAGATTTCGGGTCAATTTGAGATTAGCCGGCAAGGGGTTACCAAACACATTAAAACTTTGGAACAGGCCGGTTTGGTGGAAATTTCATCAAAGGGAAGGGAAAGGTTCTGCATTGCAGACGCCAAGCCTTTAAAAAAAATAAAAGAATGGGTGAAATTTTATGAGCAGTTTTGGGATACCGCCTTAGATAATTTAGGCTCTTACTTGGATGAAAACGAACCTTAA
- a CDS encoding sulfite exporter TauE/SafE family protein yields the protein MSLGSTDFVLLTLAFFVVATLYSAVGFGGGSSYLAILTLVLTSFFAIRTTALLCNLTVVTGSCYLYYKNGHLSLKKFLPFVITSIPLAFLGASFRLKEQVFFILLALALIVSAIALIYQTMALNSNFTVKKYPPYMSYLLGAGIGFLSGLVGIGGGIFLAPVLNHMKWDKPIVIASLASFFILVNSVSGIGGLLTSNSFEIFWPEILGLLFAVLLGGQLGVRLSIGKLSAKRIRMLTGILVLFVGIRVLLKNGLEIALFS from the coding sequence ATGTCCCTAGGTTCCACCGATTTTGTCTTATTGACATTGGCATTCTTTGTTGTGGCTACACTCTATTCCGCAGTAGGTTTTGGCGGCGGGTCCAGTTATCTGGCCATTTTAACCTTGGTTCTAACCAGCTTTTTTGCCATCCGAACAACGGCTTTGCTCTGCAACTTAACGGTGGTTACTGGAAGCTGCTATCTTTATTATAAGAACGGACATTTATCGCTTAAGAAATTTCTGCCGTTTGTCATAACCAGTATTCCATTGGCATTTTTGGGTGCCTCGTTCCGGCTCAAGGAACAGGTTTTCTTTATCCTTTTGGCATTGGCTCTGATTGTTTCGGCCATTGCGCTCATTTATCAGACTATGGCGCTAAATTCAAACTTTACCGTAAAAAAGTATCCCCCGTATATGTCCTATCTGTTAGGAGCCGGAATTGGTTTTTTATCCGGTCTGGTAGGCATTGGTGGCGGTATTTTTTTGGCACCCGTGCTCAATCACATGAAATGGGACAAACCCATCGTAATAGCATCTTTGGCCAGCTTCTTTATTTTGGTCAACTCCGTTTCGGGAATTGGTGGATTGTTGACCAGCAATTCGTTTGAAATATTTTGGCCCGAAATATTGGGACTCCTTTTTGCCGTGCTGCTCGGTGGGCAATTAGGTGTTCGGCTCAGTATTGGTAAATTGTCCGCCAAACGTATCCGAATGTTGACTGGTATTTTGGTATTGTTTGTGGGCATTCGAGTATTGTTGAAAAACGGACTGGAAATTGCACTTTTTTCATGA
- a CDS encoding NTP transferase domain-containing protein — translation MTSIAVLILAAGASTRMEGGPKQLLPWKDSTLLGHAIEQAKLLTKSVFVVLGAHADEIKEIIPNNVKTIYNPSWEQGMGTSISVGTKHLFKSNSNLSGLLIMLVDQPFLDFSYLRKIKTEFEKDKYKIVATSYGKKLGVPAMFHPSLFLELSKLNQDVGARHIIEKYKSDTIPIFPDGKQIDIDTKNEYNQYIDNK, via the coding sequence ATGACGTCCATTGCTGTTCTCATATTGGCCGCCGGTGCTTCCACAAGAATGGAGGGCGGGCCCAAGCAGCTATTACCATGGAAAGACTCCACGCTTTTAGGACATGCCATTGAGCAAGCCAAGCTACTCACTAAATCAGTATTTGTGGTTTTGGGGGCGCATGCTGATGAAATCAAGGAAATTATTCCAAATAATGTGAAGACCATTTACAATCCAAGTTGGGAACAAGGAATGGGCACCTCCATTTCAGTGGGAACAAAACATCTTTTCAAATCAAATAGCAATTTATCTGGCCTTCTTATCATGTTGGTCGATCAGCCATTTCTAGATTTTTCCTATTTGAGAAAGATAAAAACAGAATTTGAAAAGGACAAATACAAAATAGTGGCCACTTCCTATGGAAAAAAATTGGGAGTGCCCGCAATGTTCCATCCATCCTTATTTTTAGAACTCTCAAAATTAAATCAGGATGTTGGAGCCAGACATATTATTGAAAAATACAAATCAGATACCATCCCTATTTTTCCAGATGGAAAACAGATTGATATCGATACAAAAAATGAATACAACCAATATATTGATAATAAATAA
- a CDS encoding XdhC family protein: MTHELKTIVQHYEARQEKAILATVVALDGSSYRRPGVRMLIFENGDMIGAVSGGCVEKEVLRQAQSVFTTGVSRVMVYDGRYRLGCEGVLYILLEPFNPEHSFLTEFWKTIESRKPFLIRSYFQKEQSDNTGYHSVFQFGENSYAVSQTSESNQEFSVFEQEMHPCFQLVIIGAEHDAVQLCKYAALTGWEVSVVANPREEKTKKDFPGIHKLIQVEPEMFQHPLDEQTAVVIMTHSFVKDLQFVMTLREEKGAYIGLLGPFQRREKLFDELLERFPDISEDFLEQIHGPAGIDIGAETPQEIAISILSEILSVVNNKEPQSLKDKMGKIHS, from the coding sequence ATGACACATGAGTTAAAGACCATAGTCCAGCATTACGAAGCCCGTCAAGAAAAGGCAATATTGGCCACAGTAGTGGCCTTGGATGGATCTTCCTATCGCAGACCCGGTGTACGTATGCTGATTTTTGAAAATGGCGACATGATTGGTGCCGTAAGTGGCGGTTGTGTGGAAAAAGAGGTGCTTCGCCAAGCACAATCCGTTTTCACAACAGGGGTGTCCCGTGTAATGGTGTATGATGGTCGCTATCGCTTGGGGTGCGAAGGTGTTCTTTACATTTTATTGGAACCGTTTAATCCAGAACATTCCTTTTTGACTGAATTTTGGAAAACCATTGAAAGCAGAAAGCCATTTCTTATCCGGTCCTATTTTCAAAAAGAGCAAAGTGACAATACGGGGTACCATTCGGTATTTCAATTTGGCGAAAACAGTTATGCTGTTTCCCAAACCAGTGAATCCAATCAAGAATTTTCCGTTTTTGAACAGGAAATGCATCCCTGTTTTCAATTGGTCATCATTGGAGCCGAGCATGATGCCGTCCAATTGTGCAAATATGCTGCATTGACCGGGTGGGAGGTAAGCGTGGTGGCCAATCCCAGGGAAGAAAAGACCAAAAAAGATTTTCCAGGCATTCACAAACTCATTCAGGTGGAGCCTGAAATGTTTCAACACCCCCTGGATGAACAAACAGCTGTGGTCATCATGACCCACAGTTTTGTGAAAGACCTTCAATTTGTAATGACGCTACGGGAGGAAAAGGGTGCCTATATTGGGTTGTTGGGGCCTTTCCAGCGACGGGAAAAGCTCTTTGATGAACTTTTAGAGCGCTTTCCTGATATTTCCGAGGACTTTTTGGAGCAAATCCATGGTCCAGCGGGTATTGATATAGGTGCCGAAACACCACAAGAAATTGCGATTTCCATTTTGTCTGAAATTCTTTCCGTGGTCAACAACAAAGAGCCACAATCATTAAAGGATAAAATGGGGAAAATACATAGCTAG